A stretch of Episyrphus balteatus chromosome 2, idEpiBalt1.1, whole genome shotgun sequence DNA encodes these proteins:
- the LOC129911476 gene encoding carboxylesterase 5A-like — protein sequence MFVKLLTCAVFFALLFKNSNTAHVRVKRIVGGKVAPPPTPDDPVVFSRKYNRAARVEGFRNPDTGIYSFLGIRFADPPIGTNRFTRPRYRRLQGDINATAFGPPCPQPHPRNPNYVVGNEDCLLLNIYTPQMPDETTGLPVYLWIHPGGFRYGSAAQYDAMPVAQEKVIFVPVQYRLGTLGIIGDGTKEFDGNLAMFDMTAALRWVTEYISFFGGDPKQIKVIGHGSGATSAMYLSMSKLPKSGSISGVVAMSGSALSEYAHDDEPVQSAEEIARINGCTTTNETEIVECLRSKSFEEIVKKDSEVQTERLYGRAMIKGLSGSVGFSPHVEQNDDNRGLPGLITAQPRDSMANGNFSNIPLLIGVAKQETGNAITPKIINDGWGSANDLLNSLLEPLQGLKGFLRVDNITGIVTNTVLPGVQGLTLGLNDVLKVPESLNALQILTKVIDSTTDALFNLPAVLTAQNWGKTASAFLYSFEYKGSTSKGVNFLRGLPIVSADEPDKEDDYVAHGDELGYMFDVNDIEGNPLPETRLTKPEDLKVRKNLISLLVNFAKPKNADGNLKSLFKSVSSSGEGMPFIKIDSDLEFSSDFRACELLLWGAKLSPTPATSCQGFADSLGAVTGIVNNVTNVLTNTLGLGSDTNTNPLSNVLNLGGNSGSDNRNNANNQQNRPTGGNSGNRNTANSQQQPSLLGLNLGGNNSNKNNENSQEKPSGLGGLFG from the exons ATGTTCGTGAAATTATTAACATGTGCTGTGTTTTTCGCgcttcttttcaaaaattcaaacaccgCTCATGTAAGAGTTAAACGCATAGTTGGCGGTAAGGTAGCTCCACCACCTACCCCCGATGATCCGGTTGTATTTAGTCGAAAGTATAATCGGGCTGCTCGCGTTGAAGGTTTTCGCAATCCTGACACTGGAATTTATTCATTTCTTGGAATACGTTTCGCCGATCCTCCAATCGGAACAAACCGATTTACCCGACCGCGATATCGTCGATTACAAGGTGACATCAATGCAACAGCTTTTGGACCTCCTTGTCCACAACCACATCCGCGAAATCCAAATTATGTAGTTGGAAATGAAGATTGTCTGCTGCTTAATATCTACACTCCACAAATGCCTGACGAAACTACCGGTCTTCCGGTGTATTTGTGGATTCATCCGGGAGGTTTTCGTTATGGTTCCGCCGCTCAGTATGACGCAATGCCTGTGGCTCAAGAAAAAGTCATATTTGTTCCGGTTCAATATAGACTAGGAACATTGGGAATTATTGGAGATGGTACGAAGGAATTCGATGGAAATTTGGCAATGTTCGATATGACTGCTGCCTTGAGATGGGTCACAGAGTATATTTCGTTTTTTGGTGGAGATCCAAAGCAGATTAAAGTCATCGGACATGGTTCGGGAGCAACTAGTGCAATGTATTTGTCAATGTCTAAATTGCCAAAAAGTGGTTCAATAAGTGGAGTTGTTGCGATGTCTGGGTCTGCTTTGTCGGAATATGCTCATGATGATGAACCAGTTCAGTCGGCGGAGGAAATTGCTCGTATAAATGGATGCACAACAACAAATGAAACTGAAATTGTGGAATGTCTTAGAAGT AAAAGTTTCGAGGAAATTGTTAAGAAGGATTCCGAAGTCCAAACGGAACGTCTTTACGGACGTGCAATGATCAAAGGACTATCCGGAAGTGTTGGCTTCAGTCCCCACGTTGAGCAAAATGACGATAATAGAGGTCTTCCAGGTCTTATCACAGCTCAACCAAGAGATTCCATGGCAAATGGAAATTTTTCCAATATCCCACTTTTGATTGGTGTAGCCAAACAAGAAACTGGAAATGCAATTACGCCAAAAATTATCAACGATGGTTGGGGATCCGCTAATgatcttttaaattcacttcTAGAACCATTACAAGGTTTAAAAGGTTTCCTACGAGTTGATAACATAACTGGAATTGTTACAAATACGGTATTACCAGGAGTGCAAGGACTAACTTTAGGCTTAAATGATGTTTTAAAAGTTCCAGAATCATTAAATGCCTTACAAATTCTAACAAAG gtGATTGATTCGACAACTGACGCTTTGTTCAATTTACCAGCAGTTTTGACTGCTCAAAACTGGGGAAAAACTGCATCAGCATTTCTCTACAGCTTTGAGTACAAAGGATCAACTTCGAAAGGTGTCAATTTCTTACGTGGTCTTCCAATAGTTTCTGCCGATGAACCTGACAAAGAAGATGACTATGTAGCCCACGGAGATGAATTGGGCTACATGTTTGATGTGAATGATATTGAAGGAAATCCACTGCCTGAAACACGCCTAACCAAACCAGAAGATCTTAAAGTTCGAAAGAATCTAATTTCACTGTTAGTTAATTTTGCCAAACCGAAGAATGCCGATGGTAACTTAAAGAGCCTCTTTAAGAGCGTTTCGTCAAGTGGCGAAGGAATgccttttataaaaattgactCAGATTTGGAATTTTCAAGTGATTTTCGAGCTTGTGAACTATTACTTTGGGGAGCTAAGTTATCTCCAACACCAGCAACTTCTTGTCAAGGCTTTGCTGATTCACTGGGAGCTGTGACGGGTATTGTGAACAATGTTACCAATGTCTTGACGAATACCTTAGGCTTGGGCTCCGATACCAACACGAATCCCCTTTCAAATGTTCTAAACTTAGGTGGAAATAGTGGCAGCGATAACAGGAACAATGCGAACAATCAACAGAATAGACCAACTGGTGGAAATAGTGGCAACAGAAATACTGCTAATAGTCAGCAGCAACCTTCACTTCTTGGATTGAATTTAGGTGGAAACAAtagcaacaaaaataatgaaaatagtCAAGAAAAACCTTCCGGTCTTGGAGGTTTGTTTGGTTaa